The proteins below are encoded in one region of Pseudoduganella armeniaca:
- a CDS encoding phytanoyl-CoA dioxygenase family protein gives MRQGQPAASVPTSQRRLLEHLHAEGYAALGNVLTHEQCADIHRYFTPRTLTDRHDASSIFTLAEVPATARLAEYSLSDIVHCPHILALANDRRLLELAASYIGCKPTISQLGVRWSFPSTAQRSDLQTFHRDSEDWRYFKVIVYLTDVGDGDGPHVYVRGTHKTRAPMRLRLQSDGEISEEYGDERLIVARGERGFAFAVDTAGVHKGAPPIDRPRLMLQIQYSLFRSYAYVYEPEPYPDGCLFDRYINRLILA, from the coding sequence ATGCGCCAAGGCCAACCCGCCGCGTCCGTGCCGACCTCGCAGCGCCGCCTGCTCGAGCACTTGCACGCGGAGGGTTATGCGGCGCTGGGCAACGTGCTGACGCACGAACAATGTGCCGACATCCACCGTTACTTCACGCCGCGCACCTTGACCGACCGGCACGATGCCAGTTCCATCTTCACCTTGGCCGAAGTGCCGGCCACGGCCCGGCTGGCCGAGTACAGCCTGAGCGACATCGTGCACTGCCCGCACATCCTGGCACTGGCCAACGACCGCCGCCTGCTGGAGCTGGCGGCCAGCTACATCGGCTGCAAACCGACCATCTCGCAACTGGGCGTGCGTTGGTCGTTTCCCAGCACGGCCCAGCGCAGCGATCTGCAGACGTTCCACCGCGACTCGGAAGACTGGCGCTACTTCAAGGTGATCGTCTACCTGACCGACGTGGGCGATGGCGACGGTCCCCATGTCTACGTGCGCGGCACCCACAAGACGCGCGCACCGATGCGCCTGCGCCTGCAGAGCGATGGCGAGATCAGCGAGGAGTATGGCGACGAGCGCCTGATCGTCGCGCGCGGCGAACGGGGCTTCGCTTTTGCCGTGGACACCGCGGGCGTGCACAAGGGCGCGCCGCCCATCGACCGGCCACGCCTGATGCTGCAGATCCAGTACTCGTTGTTTCGCAGCTACGCGTATGTGTACGAACCGGAGCCGTATCCGGACGGCTGCCTGTTCGACCGCTACATCAACCGCCTGATCCTGGCGTAG
- a CDS encoding substrate-binding domain-containing protein, with protein sequence MNLKALADMLGMSKTTVSRALNGYPEVSERTRERVLAAAAAAGYQANPAARTLAVGRSNVLGIIYPLLPADLGDPMFLETVGGMSAALEAAGMNLIIVPVSPANELPTYRQLVRGRRVDGLVVSRTLVDDERIAWLSEADFPFVAHGRTQLEQPYAWFDYDNAAGIALAVQSLLARGHRRVALLGSPLTLNFARQRRDSFIGSLQAAGLELDARCLIESAIDRRSGYQAMQQLLAVTPRPTAVIVDNHLSGVGAVRALLDAGVRIGIDISLVVWGSMADTLAELDVTTIDQPDARAAGARMAQMLLARLDGTPAAALQELWQPRLLAGSTVGPAPR encoded by the coding sequence ATGAACCTGAAAGCGCTGGCCGATATGCTCGGCATGTCGAAGACCACGGTCAGCCGGGCGTTGAACGGCTATCCGGAAGTGTCGGAGCGCACGCGCGAACGCGTCCTGGCCGCCGCCGCCGCGGCCGGCTACCAGGCCAATCCCGCCGCGCGCACGCTGGCCGTCGGCCGCAGCAATGTGCTCGGCATCATCTATCCATTGCTGCCGGCCGACCTGGGCGACCCGATGTTCCTGGAGACCGTCGGCGGCATGTCCGCGGCGCTGGAGGCGGCCGGCATGAACCTGATCATCGTGCCCGTCTCGCCAGCCAACGAGCTGCCCACGTACCGCCAACTGGTACGGGGCCGTCGCGTGGATGGCCTGGTGGTCAGCCGGACGCTGGTCGACGACGAGCGGATCGCCTGGCTCAGCGAGGCCGACTTTCCGTTTGTCGCCCATGGCAGGACCCAGCTGGAACAGCCGTATGCCTGGTTCGACTACGACAACGCGGCCGGCATCGCGCTGGCCGTGCAATCGCTGCTGGCGCGTGGGCACCGCCGCGTCGCGCTGCTGGGCTCACCGCTGACGCTCAATTTCGCGCGTCAGCGGCGCGACAGTTTCATTGGCTCGTTGCAGGCGGCCGGCCTGGAGCTCGATGCGCGCTGCCTGATCGAATCCGCGATCGACCGCCGCAGCGGCTACCAGGCCATGCAGCAGTTGCTGGCCGTGACGCCAAGGCCAACGGCCGTCATTGTCGATAACCACCTGTCCGGCGTGGGTGCCGTGCGTGCGCTGCTGGACGCCGGCGTGCGCATTGGTATCGACATCTCGCTGGTTGTCTGGGGCAGCATGGCCGATACCTTGGCGGAGCTGGACGTGACGACGATCGACCAGCCCGACGCGCGCGCGGCGGGCGCCAGGATGGCGCAAATGCTGCTGGCGCGCCTGGACGGTACGCCGGCGGCGGCGTTGCAGGAGTTGTGGCAACCGCGCCTGCTGGCAGGTTCCACGGTGGGGCCGGCACCCCGGTAA
- a CDS encoding MFS transporter → MQSRRILFILFLIYFVFAILLNSVGTVILQVINNYGVTKSAASVLEGFKDLPIAVVSFLVASFLPRIGYKKAMLTGLAIVTCACLAMPLVPGFATAKLLFLCVGVSFALIKVSVYSTLGLVATSRRHHAGIMNTLEGFFMLGVLCAYWVFSWFIDSSDPRSHSWLNVYWQLAALCAVTFVLLSMTTFDERLAALPAERTPAQDFAAMLKLFFKPLVCIFVITAFLYVLIEQSVGTWLPTFNNEILKLPAAMSVQVTSIFAACLALGRLSAGIVLRRLHWYPVMNACLVGMGAVVLLALPLTHDAVANPHVTWASAPVAAFLFPLIGLFMAPIYPGINSVMLSSLPQHQHSAMTGLLVIFSALGGTTGSLITGYIFGAFSGHFAFYLTLVPIAIVLVMLYFFRRAVEGEDGLGGAGPVIIGGSH, encoded by the coding sequence ATGCAAAGCCGCCGCATCCTGTTCATCCTGTTCCTGATCTATTTCGTGTTCGCCATCCTGCTCAACAGTGTCGGCACGGTGATCCTGCAGGTCATCAACAACTACGGCGTGACGAAATCGGCCGCCAGCGTGCTGGAAGGATTCAAGGACCTGCCGATCGCCGTCGTGTCGTTCCTGGTCGCGTCGTTCCTGCCGCGCATCGGCTACAAGAAGGCGATGCTGACCGGCCTGGCCATCGTCACGTGTGCCTGCCTGGCGATGCCGCTGGTGCCGGGTTTTGCCACGGCCAAGCTGCTGTTCCTCTGCGTGGGCGTGTCGTTCGCGCTGATCAAGGTGTCGGTCTATTCCACCCTGGGCCTGGTCGCCACCAGCCGGCGTCACCATGCCGGCATCATGAACACGCTGGAAGGCTTCTTCATGCTGGGCGTGCTGTGCGCCTACTGGGTGTTCAGCTGGTTCATCGACTCGAGCGATCCGCGCTCGCACAGCTGGCTGAACGTCTACTGGCAGCTGGCCGCGCTGTGCGCCGTCACGTTCGTGCTGCTGTCGATGACCACGTTCGACGAGCGTCTGGCCGCACTGCCGGCCGAGCGCACGCCGGCGCAGGACTTTGCCGCGATGCTCAAGCTGTTCTTCAAGCCGCTGGTCTGCATCTTCGTCATCACCGCATTCTTATATGTGCTGATCGAGCAGAGCGTGGGCACGTGGCTGCCGACGTTTAACAACGAGATCCTGAAGCTGCCGGCGGCCATGAGCGTGCAGGTGACGAGCATCTTCGCGGCCTGCCTTGCGCTAGGCCGCTTATCTGCCGGGATCGTGCTGCGCCGGCTGCACTGGTATCCCGTGATGAACGCCTGCCTGGTCGGCATGGGCGCCGTGGTGCTGCTGGCGCTGCCGCTGACGCACGACGCGGTGGCCAATCCGCACGTGACCTGGGCCAGCGCGCCCGTCGCCGCCTTCCTGTTCCCGCTGATCGGCCTGTTCATGGCGCCGATCTACCCCGGCATCAACTCGGTGATGCTGAGCTCCTTGCCGCAGCACCAGCACTCGGCCATGACAGGCCTGCTGGTGATCTTCTCGGCGCTGGGCGGCACCACGGGTTCGCTGATCACGGGTTATATCTTCGGCGCGTTCTCCGGCCACTTCGCGTTCTACCTGACCTTGGTGCCGATCGCTATCGTCCTGGTCATGCTGTACTTCTTCCGCCGCGCCGTGGAAGGGGAGGACGGCTTGGGCGGCGCCGGGCCCGTTATAATCGGCGGCTCGCATTGA
- the pgmB gene encoding beta-phosphoglucomutase — translation MKRAVIFDLDGVITDTARYHYLAWKRLAESQGVHFDEAFNEHLKGIDRMGSLDLILASSPRRYTQEEKLALATAKNEHYKVLIATMTPGDLLPGAVQALDDCRAAGLKIGLASVSRNAFTVLDRLGITDKFDYVVDAGMIAKGKPDPEIFLVAAQALGVPPADCFGVEDAVAGVASIKAAGMYAVGVGDPATLRQADVVIPSLAQFRLSDYVAA, via the coding sequence ATGAAACGCGCAGTCATCTTCGACCTGGACGGCGTCATCACCGACACCGCCCGCTACCACTACCTGGCCTGGAAGCGGCTGGCCGAATCGCAGGGGGTGCACTTCGACGAGGCGTTCAACGAGCACCTGAAGGGCATCGACCGGATGGGGTCCCTCGACCTGATCCTCGCCTCCAGTCCGCGGCGCTACACCCAGGAAGAAAAGCTGGCGCTGGCGACCGCCAAGAACGAGCATTACAAGGTGCTGATCGCCACGATGACGCCTGGCGACCTGCTGCCGGGCGCCGTGCAGGCGCTGGATGACTGCCGCGCGGCGGGCCTGAAGATCGGCCTGGCCTCCGTCAGCCGCAATGCGTTCACGGTGCTGGACCGGCTGGGCATCACGGACAAGTTCGACTACGTCGTCGATGCGGGCATGATCGCCAAGGGCAAGCCGGACCCGGAGATCTTCCTGGTGGCGGCGCAGGCGCTGGGCGTGCCGCCCGCCGACTGCTTCGGCGTCGAGGACGCGGTGGCCGGGGTCGCCTCGATCAAGGCGGCAGGCATGTACGCCGTCGGCGTCGGCGATCCCGCCACACTGCGCCAGGCGGACGTCGTGATACCAAGCCTGGCGCAGTTCAGGCTATCCGACTACGTCGCGGCTTAA
- a CDS encoding glycosyl hydrolase family 65 protein, which produces METARMDLDDTHGNTRYGVHTAAMAGTWLGVAYGFGGMRVVDGAVRFAPTLPRQWRRYQFHIHLRGCLLRVAVDADGTTYTLLRGDALRFRHRDSVIDVTSAQPTHQEAA; this is translated from the coding sequence ATGGAGACGGCGCGCATGGACCTGGACGACACCCACGGCAACACCCGCTACGGCGTGCATACGGCGGCAATGGCTGGCACGTGGCTGGGCGTGGCGTATGGCTTCGGCGGCATGCGCGTGGTCGACGGCGCCGTGCGTTTCGCACCGACCCTGCCGCGCCAGTGGCGCCGCTACCAGTTCCACATCCACCTGCGCGGCTGCCTGCTGCGCGTGGCTGTCGACGCCGACGGCACCACGTACACCCTGCTGCGCGGCGACGCGCTGCGCTTCCGCCACCGCGACAGCGTCATCGACGTCACTTCCGCCCAACCCACGCACCAGGAGGCCGCATGA